A single region of the Hylaeus volcanicus isolate JK05 chromosome 5, UHH_iyHylVolc1.0_haploid, whole genome shotgun sequence genome encodes:
- the LOC128876560 gene encoding sensory neuron membrane protein 1-like: protein MKPLKLGIIGGSVFVFGVLFCAVFFPLFMRSQIKKQIALKPGSEIREMWSNFPFPVDFRIYLFNVTNPDEITAGAKPILKEVGPYFYDEYKHKVNLVDREEDDTVEYNVKITWVFNPSRSNGLTGDEILVMPHILILTIVKLTLMQQPSAMGLINKAMDSIFKKPNSVFVRAKAKDILFEGLPIDCTVKDFAGSAVCSQLKQQEDQFRTDGKGNYYFSMFGMRNGSVLPERIRVLRGVKNYKDVGRVTELDGEKKLSLWPEDHCNEFNGTDSTIFPPLMTEKDDIVSFSPEICRSMGAQFSHKVTVKGFKALRYTADLGDGSTRPMEKCYCPSPENCLTKNLYDMYKCLKVPFVGSLPHFYGSEQKYRDMVDGMHPDEEKHGIALDFEPLTATPLRAYRRLQFNMFLGPVAKLRIMKNFPECLYPIFWLEEGIVIPDEFVSKLSTVFLVKNIVGIVKWITIVLGAGVSVGAGALYYKNREKNKLEITKVAPQLQDNKNGEEKKWPSKMSISTVQSASVPPSLDKD, encoded by the exons ATGAAGCCGTTGAAATTGGGAATCATCGGTggttctgtattcgtttttggAGTTCTATTCTGTGCAGTGTTCTTTCCTCTGTTTATGAGGTCGCAAATCAAGAAA CAAATAGCCCTGAAACCGGGCTCCGAGATACGGGAAATGTGGTCGAACTTCCCTTTTCCTGTTGACTTCAGAATTTATCTCTTCAACGTGACGAATCCCGACGAAATAACAGCAGGGGCGAAACCAATACTCAAGGAAGTGGGGCCATATTTCTACGA cGAATACAAGCACAAGGTGAACCTTGTCGATCGCGAGGAAGACGACACCGTTGAGTACAATGTAAAAATCACCTGGGTCTTCAACCCTTCGCGAAGTAACGGTCTGACGGGCGACGAGATACTGGTGATGCCCCATATTCTTATTCTCACCATCGTGAAACTTACCCTGATGCAGCAACCCAGCGCGATGGGACTGATCA ATAAAGCAATGGACAGCATTTTCAAGAAGCCCAATTCAGTGTTCGTGAGGGCCAAAGCAAAGGACATACTCTTTGAAGGTTTGCCCATCGATTGCACGGTGAAGGATTTCGCCGGATCCGCGGTTTGCAGCCAACTGAAGCAGCAGGAAGATCAGTTCAGAACAGACGGCAagggaaattattatttctccaTGTTTGGCATG AGAAACGGCAGCGTACTCCCTGAACGGATACGCGTGTTGCGGGGAGTGAAGAATTACAAAGACGTAGGTCGTGTGACGGAGCTCGAtggagaaaagaaattgtccCTCTGGCCGGAGGATCACTGCAACGAGTTTAACGGAACGGACTCCACGATTTTTCCACCGTTGATGACCGAAAAGGACGACATTGTCTCATTTTCTCCGGAGATTTGCAGAAGCATGGGTGCGCAGTTCAGCCACAAGGTCACCGTGAAAG GCTTCAAGGCGTTACGTTACACGGCTGATTTAGGAGACGGTAGCACAAGACCCATGGAGAAGTGTTATTGTCCATCACCTGAGAActgtttaacaaaaaatttgtacgaCATGTACAAGTGCCTAAAGGTGCCCTTCGTTGGTTCTTTGCCTCACTTTTATGGATCGGAACAGAAGTATCGGGATATGGTCGATGGAATGCATCCTGACGAG GAGAAACACGGTATCGCTTTGGACTTTGAGCCACTGACAGCCACCCCATTGCGCGCATACAGGAGACTGCAGTTCAACATGTTCTTGGGTCCAGTTGCGAAGCTCAGGATAATGAAGAATTTTCCAGAGTGTTTGTACCCTATTTTCTGGCTCGAGGAAGGAATCGTGATACCAGacgaattcgtttcgaagtTGAGCACAGTGTTCCTGGTGAAGAACATTGTCGG AATCGTAAAGTGGATTACGATAGTCCTGGGTGCCGGAGTAAGCGTGGGAGCTGGCGCGTTGTACTACAAGAATAGAGAAAAGAACAAGCTGGAGATCACGAAAGTGGCACCGCAGTTGCAAGACAATAAAAACGGTGAAGAGAAGAAGTGGCCCTCGAAGATGAGCATCAGCACCGTGCAGAGTGCGTCGGTGCCGCCTAGTCTCGATAAGGATTAG
- the LOC128876559 gene encoding sensory neuron membrane protein 1-like isoform X2, giving the protein MKPKKMAIIGGSMFSFGVLFCSIIFPPFLKSQIKKQVRLKDGSEMRELWSDFPYPFEFKMYLFNVTNPVEVTAGEKPILQQVGPFYYDEFKQKVNLVDREEDDSVEYNTKVTWYFNAAKSNPLTGDEELFVPHVVILTIVKITLMLQPGAMGVVNKAMDSIFKKPSSVFVRAKAKDILFEGLPIDCTVKDFAGSAVCGQLKEKEAQFRKEGEGQYFFSLFGGKNATPSHERIRVLRGIKNYKDVGRVIEFDGKPALTTWPEDHCNTLNGTDASIFPPLMTTDDDIVSFAPDLCRSLSAQYRFDTKVRGLKTYRYTTDLGDSSSNPKEKCYCPTPETCLSKDLYDLYKCMGVPLVGSQPHFFGADKKYLQMVDGLDPDEEKHDLSMDFEPMTATPIVAHTRLQFNMLVGPVEKFKLMKKFPECLLPIFWIEEDFNLPDKLMKKLKMVFMLKRIIGILKYITIFVGMGMGGGAAAMMYKNKDTNKEVTKVTPQSQNGTNGEQKKWPPQINVSTIQSAAVPASLDKD; this is encoded by the exons ATGAAGCCGAAGAAAATGGCGATCATCGGTGGGTCTATGTTCAGTTTTGGGGTTCTGTTCTGTTCGATAATCTTCCCACCGTTTCTGAAGTCGCAGATCAAGAAA CAAGTAAGACTGAAAGATGGTAGCGAGATGCGCGAATTGTGGTCGGACTTCCCTTATCCGTTTGAGTTCAAAATGTATCTCTTCAACGTGACGAATCCTGTCGAAGTAACAGCGGGAGAGAAACCGATACTCCAACAAGTGGGGCCATTTTATTACGA TGAATTCAAGCAAAAGGTGAATCTCGTTGATCGGGAAGAAGACGACAGCGTGGAATATAACACGAAGGTCACCTGGTACTTCAATGCTGCGAAAAGCAATCCCCTAACTGGAGACGAAGAATTGTTCGTACCACACGTGGTCATTCTCACCATTGTCAAAATTACTCTGATGTTACAACCTGGGGCAATGGGTGTTGTCA ATAAAGCAATGGACAGCATTTTCAAGAAGCCCAGTTCAGTGTTCGTGAGGGCCAAAGCAAAGGACATACTTTTCGAAGGTTTGCCCATCGATTGTACGGTGAAGGATTTCGCCGGATCCGCGGTTTGTGGACAACTGAAGGAGAAGGAAGCGCAGTTCAGAAAGGAGGGCGAAggacaatattttttctccCTGTTTGGCGGA AAAAACGCCACTCCATCTCACGAACGCATACGAGTGTTGCGCGGAATAAAGAATTACAAGGACGTGGGACGTGTGATAGAATTTGACGGAAAACCAGCGCTGACGACCTGGCCGGAGGATCATTGCAACACGCTCAATGGAACGGATGCCTCGATTTTTCCACCGTTGATGACGACGGACGACGACATCGTCTCCTTCGCACCTGACCTTTGCAGAAGCCTGTCTGCCCAGTATCGTTTCGATACCAAAGTTAGAG GTTTAAAAACGTACCGTTACACTACCGATTTAGGAGACAGCAGCTCGAATCCCAAAGAGAAGTGTTACTGTCCAACGCCTGAAACCTGTCTATCGAAAGATTTGTACGATTTGTACAAGTGCATGGGCGTGCCACTCGTTGGTTCTCAGCCCCATTTTTTTGGAGCGGATAAAAAATATCTGCAAATGGTCGACGGACTCGATCCAGACGAG GAAAAACACGATCTCTCCATGGACTTCGAGCCAATGACAGCCACCCCTATCGTGGCGCACACGAGACTCCAGTTCAACATGTTGGTGGGCCCCGTGGAAAAGTTCAAGCTGATGAAGAAGTTCCCAGAATGTTTGTTACCAATTTTTTGGATCGAGGAGGACTTCAATCTCCCTGACAAGTtgatgaagaaattgaaaatggtttTCATGTTGAAACGCATCATCGG aATCTTGAAGTATATTACGATATTCGTCGGGATGGGCATGGGTGGAGGAGCAGCGGCGAtgatgtacaaaaataaagacaCGAATAAGGAGGTCACGAAAGTGACACCACAATCGCAGAATGGCACAAATGGTGAACAGAAGAAATGGCCACCGCAAATAAACGTCAGCACGATACAGAGCGCGGCGGTGCCGGCCAGTCTCGATAAGGATTAG
- the LOC128876559 gene encoding sensory neuron membrane protein 1-like isoform X1 has protein sequence MNFKRFAYDFARRFFRRSINLSQYSSILGLFSFLITGRKLHNTLPAPSRCKCITMKPKKMAIIGGSMFSFGVLFCSIIFPPFLKSQIKKQVRLKDGSEMRELWSDFPYPFEFKMYLFNVTNPVEVTAGEKPILQQVGPFYYDEFKQKVNLVDREEDDSVEYNTKVTWYFNAAKSNPLTGDEELFVPHVVILTIVKITLMLQPGAMGVVNKAMDSIFKKPSSVFVRAKAKDILFEGLPIDCTVKDFAGSAVCGQLKEKEAQFRKEGEGQYFFSLFGGKNATPSHERIRVLRGIKNYKDVGRVIEFDGKPALTTWPEDHCNTLNGTDASIFPPLMTTDDDIVSFAPDLCRSLSAQYRFDTKVRGLKTYRYTTDLGDSSSNPKEKCYCPTPETCLSKDLYDLYKCMGVPLVGSQPHFFGADKKYLQMVDGLDPDEEKHDLSMDFEPMTATPIVAHTRLQFNMLVGPVEKFKLMKKFPECLLPIFWIEEDFNLPDKLMKKLKMVFMLKRIIGILKYITIFVGMGMGGGAAAMMYKNKDTNKEVTKVTPQSQNGTNGEQKKWPPQINVSTIQSAAVPASLDKD, from the exons atgaattttaaacgattcgCGTACGACTTTGCCCGTCGTTTTTTCCGTCGGAGCATCAATCTCAGCCAGTACTCGTCGATTTTGGGCCTCTTCTCGTTTCTAATCACCGGTCGAAAGCTTCACAATACGCTGCCTGCTCCAAGCAGATGCAAG TGCATAACCATGAAGCCGAAGAAAATGGCGATCATCGGTGGGTCTATGTTCAGTTTTGGGGTTCTGTTCTGTTCGATAATCTTCCCACCGTTTCTGAAGTCGCAGATCAAGAAA CAAGTAAGACTGAAAGATGGTAGCGAGATGCGCGAATTGTGGTCGGACTTCCCTTATCCGTTTGAGTTCAAAATGTATCTCTTCAACGTGACGAATCCTGTCGAAGTAACAGCGGGAGAGAAACCGATACTCCAACAAGTGGGGCCATTTTATTACGA TGAATTCAAGCAAAAGGTGAATCTCGTTGATCGGGAAGAAGACGACAGCGTGGAATATAACACGAAGGTCACCTGGTACTTCAATGCTGCGAAAAGCAATCCCCTAACTGGAGACGAAGAATTGTTCGTACCACACGTGGTCATTCTCACCATTGTCAAAATTACTCTGATGTTACAACCTGGGGCAATGGGTGTTGTCA ATAAAGCAATGGACAGCATTTTCAAGAAGCCCAGTTCAGTGTTCGTGAGGGCCAAAGCAAAGGACATACTTTTCGAAGGTTTGCCCATCGATTGTACGGTGAAGGATTTCGCCGGATCCGCGGTTTGTGGACAACTGAAGGAGAAGGAAGCGCAGTTCAGAAAGGAGGGCGAAggacaatattttttctccCTGTTTGGCGGA AAAAACGCCACTCCATCTCACGAACGCATACGAGTGTTGCGCGGAATAAAGAATTACAAGGACGTGGGACGTGTGATAGAATTTGACGGAAAACCAGCGCTGACGACCTGGCCGGAGGATCATTGCAACACGCTCAATGGAACGGATGCCTCGATTTTTCCACCGTTGATGACGACGGACGACGACATCGTCTCCTTCGCACCTGACCTTTGCAGAAGCCTGTCTGCCCAGTATCGTTTCGATACCAAAGTTAGAG GTTTAAAAACGTACCGTTACACTACCGATTTAGGAGACAGCAGCTCGAATCCCAAAGAGAAGTGTTACTGTCCAACGCCTGAAACCTGTCTATCGAAAGATTTGTACGATTTGTACAAGTGCATGGGCGTGCCACTCGTTGGTTCTCAGCCCCATTTTTTTGGAGCGGATAAAAAATATCTGCAAATGGTCGACGGACTCGATCCAGACGAG GAAAAACACGATCTCTCCATGGACTTCGAGCCAATGACAGCCACCCCTATCGTGGCGCACACGAGACTCCAGTTCAACATGTTGGTGGGCCCCGTGGAAAAGTTCAAGCTGATGAAGAAGTTCCCAGAATGTTTGTTACCAATTTTTTGGATCGAGGAGGACTTCAATCTCCCTGACAAGTtgatgaagaaattgaaaatggtttTCATGTTGAAACGCATCATCGG aATCTTGAAGTATATTACGATATTCGTCGGGATGGGCATGGGTGGAGGAGCAGCGGCGAtgatgtacaaaaataaagacaCGAATAAGGAGGTCACGAAAGTGACACCACAATCGCAGAATGGCACAAATGGTGAACAGAAGAAATGGCCACCGCAAATAAACGTCAGCACGATACAGAGCGCGGCGGTGCCGGCCAGTCTCGATAAGGATTAG
- the LOC128877199 gene encoding tetra-peptide repeat homeobox protein 1-like, with protein sequence MVPTLYESKRKIRQSHRESNPRPSDPQSTALPTQPISYPTIRILSLLVVASAAITVDKRDKENSGVAKKHGKRGLVNLGYGLPPEHHYAGPEPAPVYEAHVPHGLHPTLGGHLEPAGPPLPPPAIAYPAPAVPVPVPQPVPHPVPVPQPVPVPQPVPHPFPVAVPVTKHVAIPVPVDRAVPVPVDRLVPVPVAVPVPKPYPVHVEKLVHVDRPVPVPVDRPVHVPVDRPVAVPVAVPKPYPVPYEKVVHVDRPYPVHVAVPYHVPKPYPVPVAIHAHKSHGWCKWC encoded by the exons ATGGTACCAACATTGTACGAGtccaaacgaaaaataaggcaaaGCCACAGAGAGTCGAATCCACGACCCTCGGATCcgcagtcgaccgctttacctacacAACCGATCTCGTACCCTACGATTCGT ATTTTGTCGCTGCTCGTGGTAGCCAGTGCAGCAATCACAGTCGACAAACGCGACAAGGAGAATTCCGGGGTCGCGAAGAAGCACGGGAAGAGAGGTCTTGTCAATTTGGGGTACGGCCTGCCACCTGAGCATCACTACGCCGGACCCGAACCAGCGCCTGTCTACGAAGCTCACGTTCCTCATGGACTGCATCCTACTCTTGGAGGACACTTGGAACCCGCTGGACCGCCCCTGCCACCCCCAGCAATTGCCTATCCAGCAC CCGCCGTTCCAGTGCCAGTGCCGCAGCCTGTTCCTCATCCAGTGCCAGTGCCGCAGCCAGTGCCCGTACCTCAGCCTGTTCCGCATCCGTTTCCTGTCGCGGTACCGGTGACGAAACATGTGGCGATCCCGGTGCCCGTGGACCGTGCCGTTCCCGTGCCAGTAGATCGTCTCGTTCCGGTGCCAGTGGCGGTTCCGGTTCCCAAACCGTACCCCGTTCACGTGGAGAAGCTGGTGCACGTCGACAGACCTGTGCCGGTACCCGTCGACAGGCCAGTCCACGTTCCCGTGGATCGACCAGTCGCTGTTCCAGTTGCGGTACCGAAACCGTACCCTGTACCATACGAGAAGGTGGTCCACGTGGATAGACCGTACCCCGTCCACGTGGCTGTGCCCTATCACGTCCCCAAGCCTTACCCCGTGCCTGTCGCCATTCATGCTCACAAATCCCACGGTTGGTGCAAGTGGTGCTGA
- the LOC128877002 gene encoding MAGE-like protein 2 — MSMIPLFLILFCGAALSAESTEESKQSKRGIIDTGGWVGIPNPYGYGHGHPWAGGSTPWKGIKYPSFDLGHGGGLYGGLSYGRVPSIPFSFGRGDFLKTVPVYITKHVVLEKPVPVPAPVYIEKPYHVPVEKVIHVPIEKIIHKPIPVPVPVPEAVPIPVERPIPIPVKHPVAVPVQQPYPVPVKQAFPVPVPVPFPVAVHSPVPVYGPGPLPGAFYGRGYGSGHFYPSFHGPHFPGHFVHGFGGGFEHGFGHDYGHGHGYGYPAAHFGHDHGHGHSHKKRSEN; from the exons ATGTCTATGATCCCG TTGTTCCTGATACTATTCTGTGGTGCCGCGTTGTCCGCGGAATCGACGGAGGAATCCAAGCAAAGTAAACGAGGGATCATCGACACTGGAGGATGGGTCGGCATACCAAATCCGTATGGGTACGGACACGGGCACCCTTGGGCAGGTGGTAGCACGCCTTGGAAAGGGATCAAGTACCCCTCTTTCGACCTAGGCCACGGAGGAGG ATTATACGGGGGTCTATCGTACGGTAGAGTGCCATCTATTCCCTTCTCGTTCGGAAGGGGTGACTTCTTGAAGACGGTTCCAGTGTACATAACGAAACACGTGGTCCTAGAGAAGCCAGTACCTGTTCCTGCGCCAGTTTACATCGAGAAACCGTACCACGTGCCCGTAGAGAAGGTGATCCACGTACCGATCGAGAAGATCATACATAAACCGATTCCAGTTCCTGTTCCGGTACCCGAG GCGGTCCCGATACCGGTGGAACGGCCGATTCCGATACCGGTGAAGCACCCAGTGGCGGTGCCGGTGCAACAACCGTATCCAGTTCCTGTGAAACAAGCGTTTCCAGTACCGGTTCCAGTGCCATTTCCGGTCGCCGTGCACTCGCCGGTGCCGGTTTACGGTCCAGGTCCGCTTCCTGGTGCCTTCTACGGTAGAGGTTACGGTTCTGGACATTTTTACCCGTCGTTCCATGGTCCACATTTCCCGGGACACTTCGTTCACGGATTCGGCGGTGGTTTCGAACACGGATTTGGCCACGACT ACGGCCATGGCCACGGTTATGGCTATCCGGCTGCTCACTTTGGCCACGACCATGGCCATGGGCACAGTCATAAGAAACGGAGCGAAAATTGA
- the LOC128876925 gene encoding zinc finger protein Xfin-like — translation MLTLEDMECKDFSKDAMEDEESNKKRSDEESYEKDKYPIKSERILRTPMLSAEDDDNDDIETQKDPLSIENDSEISSEATLSDWEDLTTESSLSYVTSVPDNKEFIIITELEAQNELMTNKLSNECSLSNKKSKSLRRSKRHNKVLLLRKLICKHEPIVEIKEDEHSIISTDEHMPILKEIDYEESSMDEENNADSADNVSWLQSFRSLPLFYTEEGKPYLKCSACGAMFFTSNSFQKHLYSHMYQNEDYFVCSFCNYTNTEPGMLFTHLSKHQNQCEFCNENLLLKNNFEKHWNTRASNLSMKRDHQGRFICSLCKLVFDLLPQMEKHWFKHACTGERTYQCKECSGLYESIETLNNHKCMKCPVCGKVYDSLHRLKTHTVWAKHNLRCPICSYDFILAIDHEKHVALHRQTYTSVPDHQHCLQAADGKTFQCNLCDKIFYALPSLVSHVQRDHDIKNVKINNEEEEGNSIGTVILGI, via the coding sequence atgttaacgCTAGAAGACATGGAATGCAAAGACTTTTCAAAAGATGCAATGGAGGATGAAGAatctaataagaaaagaagcGACGAAGAAAGTTACGAAAAGGACAAATATCCGATAAAGAGCGAACGAATATTAAGGACACCTATGCTGTCTGCAGAGGATGATGATAACGATGATATAGAAACTCAGAAAGACCCATTGTCTATTGAAAATGACTCTGAAATTAGTAGTGAAGCTACTCTCAGCGATTGGGAGGATCTGACAACTGAATCATCTCTTTCTTATGTTACTTCCGTACCtgataataaagaatttataataataacagaaTTGGAAGCACAGAACGAATTAATGACAAACAAATTATCAAACGAATGTTCCttatctaataaaaaatctaaGTCTTTGCGTCGTTCCAAACGACATAACAAAGTACTATTGTTAAGGAAACTCATATGCAAGCACGAGCCGAtagttgaaataaaagaagacgaacactcaattatttctacCGACGAACATATGCCGATTCTGAAAGAAATAGATTATGAGGAATCCTCTATGGATGAAGAGAATAATGCGGATTCTGCAGATAACGTTAGTTGGTTACAAAGCTTTAGATCTCTGCCGTTATTTTATACAGAAGAGGGTAAGCCTTACCTAAAATGTTCAGCATGTGGTGCAATGTTTTTTACTTCAAACTCATTCCAAAAACATTTATACTCTCATATGTACCAAAACGAGGATTATTTTGTGTGCTCCTTTTGTAATTACACAAACACCGAACCTGGAATGTTATTCACTCACTTATCAAAACATCAAAATCAATGtgaattttgtaatgaaaatttattgctgaaaaataattttgaaaaacattggAATACACGAGCATCGAACCTTAGTATGAAAAGAGATCATCAAGGGAGATTTATATGTTCTCTCTGCAAATTAGTGTTCGATTTATTACCACAAATGGAAAAGCATTGGTTTAAACATGCTTGTACTGGAGAAAGAACTTATCAATGTAAAGAATGTAGCGGATTATACGAAAGCATAGAAACGCTTAATaatcataaatgcatgaagTGTCCTGTTTGTGGTAAAGTTTATGATAGCCTACATAGATTAAAAACGCACACAGTGTGGGCAAAGCACAATTTAAGATGTCCAATTTGTTCTTACGATTTCATTCTTGCCATTGATCATGAGAAACATGTAGCGTTACATAGGCAAACGTACACTTCTGTACCAGATCATCAACACTGCTTGCAGGCAGCAGACGGAAAGACATTCCAGTGCAATCTTTgcgacaaaatattttatgcctTACCTTCTCTCGTGTCGCATGTTCAAAGAGATCATgacattaaaaatgttaagataaacaatgaagaagaagagggaAACTCTATCGGTACCGTAATACTTGGAATTTGA